A region from the Arachis ipaensis cultivar K30076 chromosome B01, Araip1.1, whole genome shotgun sequence genome encodes:
- the LOC107625449 gene encoding aldehyde oxidase GLOX1 has protein sequence MTCATPFQLPFLIILLAAATTTFSPLPPVEAADGGGEWQLLQKNMGIVAMHMQLLHNDHVVIFDRTDFGLSNLSLPDGRCRRNPREIVVKTDCTAHSIDYDVAANKYRALFVETDVWCSSGAVTPEGTLIQTGGFNDGDRAVRTFTPCPDCDWREDVNGLVARRWYATNHILPDGRQIVIGGRRQFNYEFYPKKDATARNTYTLPFLLQTNDPGAENNLYPFVFLNVDGNLFIYANNRAILFNYQKNTIVRTYPNIPGGEPRSYPSSGSAVLLPLRNLNKPNVEAEVLICGGAPKGSYQQALGGKFLPALDTCGRIKITDANPKWEMETMPGGRAMNDMVMLPNGNVLMINGVSQGTAGWECGRNPVLNPYLYKTNARNGARFELQNPSNVPRVYHSTAILLRDGRVLVAGSNPHIGYSFNNVVFPTELRMEAFSPSYLEPRFEDVRPKIIAPASQTKLKYGQKLTMRIGVAAALDKNSLAATMVAPPFTTHSYSMNQRMLVMEPNAVRDVGKMTYEVDVTTPGSAVHAPPGYYLLFMCHQDIPSHGIWVQIL, from the coding sequence ATGACTTGTGCAACGCCTTTCCAACTTCCATTTCTTATTATTCTCCTCGCCGCTGCAACCACCACCTTCTCGCCACTGCCACCTGTTGAAGCGGCTGACGGGGGCGGAGAATGGCAGCTCCTACAGAAAAACATGGGGATCGTGGCCATGCACATGCAGCTTCTCCACAACGACCATGTCGTAATCTTCGACCGCACCGACTTCGGGTTATCCAACCTCTCGTTACCCGACGGCAGATGCCGTAGAAACCCGCGAGAGATTGTCGTTAAAACCGACTGCACCGCACACTCAATCGACTACGACGTCGCTGCCAACAAGTACCGCGCCTTGTTTGTGGAAACTGACGTGTGGTGCTCCTCCGGGGCGGTGACTCCGGAAGGCACACTCATCCAAACCGGCGGCTTCAACGACGGCGACCGTGCGGTTAGGACCTTCACCCCCTGCCCGGACTGCGACTGGCGGGAGGACGTAAACGGACTGGTGGCCAGAAGATGGTACGCGACCAATCACATCTTGCCAGATGGACGGCAGATAGTAATCGGAGGAAGAAGgcaatttaattatgaattttaTCCCAAGAAAGATGCCACGGCGAGAAACACATACACCTTACCCTTTCTCCTACAAACAAATGATCCAGGCGCTGAGAACAACTTGTACCCTTTCGTCTTCCTCAACGTTGATGGCAACCTTTTCATCTACGCCAACAACCGTGCTATTCTATTCAATTACCAGAAAAACACTATCGTAAGAACCTACCCTAACATCCCCGGCGGAGAGCCAAGAAGCTATCCCAGCTCCGGCTCCGCCGTGTTGCTTCCTCTCAGAAACTTGAACAAGCCGAATGTGGAGGCTGAGGTCTTAATCTGCGGCGGAGCCCCGAAAGGATCTTACCAGCAAGCTCTAGGAGGAAAGTTCCTTCCAGCTTTGGATACCTGTGGAAGGATCAAGATAACAGACGCCAATCCCAAGTGGGAAATGGAAACCATGCCTGGTGGAAGAGCCATGAACGACATGGTAATGCTCCCAAACGGCAACGTTTTGATGATCAACGGTGTATCTCAGGGAACTGCCGGTTGGGAATGTGGCCGCAACCCGGTTCTCAACCCGTATCTTTACAAGACTAATGCCCGGAACGGAGCTCGGTTCGAGTTACAGAATCCATCAAACGTTCCTAGGGTTTATCACTCCACGGCGATTTTGCTTCGCGATGGAAGAGTCTTGGTGGCTGGAAGCAACCCTCACATTGGTTACAGTTTCAACAACGTGGTTTTCCCAACGGAGTTGAGAATGGAAGCTTTTTCTCCTTCTTATTTGGAACCTCGCTTTGAAGATGTTCGTCCCAAAATCATAGCTCCTGCCTCCCAAACAAAGCTCAAGTACGGTCAGAAGCTTACAATGCGGATTGGAGTTGCAGCAGCATTGGATAAGAATTCGTTGGCGGCTACAATGGTTGCGCCACCTTTTACCACTCACTCATACTCCATGAACCAGAGGATGTTGGTGATGGAACCAAATGCCGTTAGAGATGTTGGGAAAATGACTTACGAAGTTGATGTGACTACGCCCGGTTCAGCCGTTCATGCACCACCCGGTTACTATTTACTATTCATGTGTCACCAAGATATCCCAAGCCATGGTATTTGGGTTCAGATACTGTGA
- the LOC107646756 gene encoding uncharacterized protein LOC107646756 → MDFQKAYDRVKWNFVDIVLEKMGFGRIWRAWVTECIKTASISIMVNGSPSKPFKMERGLRQGDSLSPFLFVLVVDVLNRMIGEAEETARNYKRLLRYFEVIPGLSINFENSSLILVNYSQEWVDQMCGLLGCQAAALSVKYLGINLGANPRLVKTWKPVIDKVEEKLSLWKAEILSKVGKLVFIKSVINSLPVYYLSLYKIPVAVAKKLISLQRRFFWGKDDGKGGLAFVKWELIQTPKKLGGLGVGDTMVRNTALLFKWWWRFSKEDCPLWKKVVCSCNNLNPSQLLSTQALPAKVDPWNDICNLQIKKQIVRQKMIDGLAVKVGDGRLTRF, encoded by the exons ATGGACTTCCAAAAAGCCTATGACAGAGTCAAGTGGAACTTTGTTGATATTGTGctagaaaagatggggttcggCAGAATATGGAGAGCATGGGTTACAGAGTGTATTAAGACAGCATCTATCTCCATAATGGTCAACGGGTCACCGTCGAAACCGTTCAAGATGGAAAGGGGGCTGCGGCAAGGTGATTCTTTATCACCCTTCCTGTTCGTTCTTGTTGTAGATGTGTTGAATAGGATGATTGGGGAGGCG GAGGAAACAGCGAGAAATTACAAGAGACTATTGAGGTATTTTGAAGTGATACCCGGTTTGAGCATTAACTTTGAAAATTCCAGCTTGATTCTGGTAAATTACAGTCAGGAGTGGGTGGATCAGATGTGCGGGTTACTAGGGTGCCAGGCGGCAGCTCTATCGGTGAAGTATCTGGGTATTAACCTAGGAGCAAATCCAAGACTGGTAAAAACATGGAAGCCGGTTATCGATAAAGTAGAGGAGAAACTTAGTTTATGGAAAGCAGAGATTCTCAGTAAAGTAGGAAAGTTGGTCTTCATTAAGTCTGTTATCAATAGCCTACCTGTCTACTATCTGAGTTTGTATAAAATACCAGTTGCAGTagcgaaaaaattaatttcattgCAACGGAGATTCTTTTGGGGGAAGGACGATGGAAAAGGTGGGTTAGCTTTTGTAAAGTGGGAGTTGATACAAACACCGAAGAAACTAGGAGGGCTAGGTGTGGGAGATACCATGGTTCGTAACACTGCTTTATTAttcaagtggtggtggagatTTTCTAAGGAAGACTGCccattatggaagaaggttgtGTGCTCATGCAACAATCTGAACCCGAGCCAGTTGCTATCTACTCAAGCTTTACCAGCAAAAGTGGATCCGTGGAATGACATATGTAACCTGCAAATAAAAAAGCAAATTGTCAGACAAAAGATGATTGATGGACTTGCTGTGAAAGTAGGAGATGGTAGATTAACCAGGTTTTAA